One genomic region from Sulfuriflexus mobilis encodes:
- the ccmD gene encoding heme exporter protein CcmD, with protein sequence MNLAEFFDMGGYAFYVWMSYGIALLVLAVNLVLPMRQHKDLLRRIARRTRRQAKQA encoded by the coding sequence ATGAACCTGGCAGAATTTTTCGATATGGGCGGCTATGCCTTTTATGTGTGGATGTCCTATGGCATCGCATTGCTGGTATTAGCGGTCAATCTTGTTTTGCCGATGCGACAGCACAAGGACCTGTTGCGCAGGATTGCCCGGCGAACAAGGCGGCAGGCAAAACAAGCATGA
- a CDS encoding CYTH domain-containing protein, producing MGIEIERKFLLRNDDWRAAADAGTRMRQGYFAGPQRASIRVRIEGESANLNIKSAELGIRRLEFEYPVPLVEAEQMLDGLCEGPLVEKTRYRLVYAGFTWEVDVFAGDNAGLVVAEIELPTEDSAFEKPDWLGEEVSADPRYYNVSLVTHPYCDW from the coding sequence ATGGGTATTGAGATCGAACGCAAATTTTTACTCCGTAATGATGACTGGCGGGCCGCGGCCGATGCTGGCACGCGTATGCGCCAGGGGTATTTTGCCGGGCCGCAGCGGGCCTCGATCCGCGTACGCATTGAGGGTGAATCGGCCAACCTGAATATCAAGAGTGCCGAGTTGGGCATCCGTCGGCTGGAATTTGAATACCCCGTGCCGCTGGTCGAGGCCGAACAAATGCTCGACGGCCTCTGTGAGGGGCCGCTGGTTGAGAAGACCCGTTACCGGCTTGTGTACGCGGGCTTTACCTGGGAGGTTGATGTCTTTGCCGGTGACAATGCCGGGCTGGTGGTGGCCGAGATCGAATTGCCGACGGAAGACAGTGCCTTTGAAAAACCCGACTGGCTGGGCGAGGAGGTCTCTGCCGACCCGCGTTATTACAATGTCAGCCTCGTGACACACCCGTATTGTGACTGGTAA
- a CDS encoding YkgJ family cysteine cluster protein encodes MTIDVSNPPESEVACSNCEASCCRLQVMLITDTGVPDHFIETDKWGGRSMIRLEDGWCSALDRNTMLCTIYAMRPLICREFEMGSYECIAERAASINS; translated from the coding sequence ATGACTATTGATGTTAGCAACCCGCCTGAGAGCGAGGTGGCCTGTAGCAACTGCGAGGCCAGCTGCTGCCGCCTGCAGGTTATGCTCATTACCGATACGGGCGTACCTGATCATTTTATCGAGACCGATAAATGGGGTGGGCGAAGCATGATACGTCTGGAAGACGGCTGGTGTTCAGCCCTGGATCGAAATACCATGCTTTGTACGATTTACGCGATGCGACCACTGATTTGTCGTGAGTTTGAGATGGGTTCATACGAATGTATTGCCGAGCGAGCCGCCTCTATTAACAGCTGA
- the ccmA gene encoding cytochrome c biogenesis heme-transporting ATPase CcmA, translated as MQAITADESQDICLQAQGLCCVRDDRELFNDLGFSLRPQQALLVEGRNGSGKSTLLRILCGIRRQDSGEVNWCGEAIDRLGTDYHAQLAYVGHTDGNKLDLTAEENLCIAQALGKPAGMSVEDALERVDLYGYEDVLARSLSAGQRRRLALARLLVTDCRLWILDEPFTAMDRQSRGVFCELLESHTAQGGMLVLTAHHDIALGNIDLMHLNLSA; from the coding sequence ATGCAAGCCATTACCGCTGATGAAAGCCAGGATATCTGCCTGCAGGCACAAGGTTTGTGCTGTGTGCGCGATGACCGTGAGCTGTTCAATGATCTGGGTTTTTCCTTGCGACCACAGCAGGCATTACTGGTAGAGGGCCGTAACGGCAGCGGCAAGTCCACATTATTGCGTATCCTCTGCGGTATTCGTCGACAGGACAGTGGTGAAGTGAACTGGTGTGGAGAGGCCATCGACAGGCTCGGCACCGACTATCATGCGCAGCTTGCCTATGTCGGACACACAGACGGCAACAAACTGGATCTGACCGCAGAGGAAAACCTGTGTATCGCGCAGGCCCTGGGTAAGCCGGCCGGCATGAGCGTGGAGGATGCACTGGAGCGGGTAGACTTGTATGGCTATGAAGATGTTTTGGCGCGTAGCCTGTCTGCCGGTCAGCGTCGCCGTCTTGCCCTGGCGCGGCTGCTGGTGACCGATTGTCGCTTGTGGATACTCGATGAACCGTTTACGGCGATGGACAGACAAAGTCGGGGAGTGTTTTGTGAACTTCTGGAAAGTCACACCGCCCAGGGGGGGATGCTGGTACTGACCGCGCATCACGACATCGCACTCGGCAACATTGATCTTATGCATCTTAATCTATCCGCATGA
- the nikB gene encoding nickel ABC transporter permease, translating into MLSSIISRLLGTLFVLFGVSLMVFLLIHLVPGDPVEVILGEQAQAADRESLRQALGLDKPLATQWWDYMRGLLHADLGHSLYIHRPVSALILERLPASIELALLSLLLAMLLALPLGLFAATQRGSVWDWATSGFSLLGIAIPNFVFGPLLILVFSIWLGWFPVSGREQGLSIVLPALTLATAMAAILSRMLRSTLLEVLSEEYIRCARARGLSPLRILFRHALSNAMLPLITLLGLQLGGLLAGAVITETVFDWPGIGRLTVEAIQRRDYPLLQGCVLFISVVYVMINLLTDMMYRFIDPRIRVQA; encoded by the coding sequence ATGTTGAGTAGCATCATTAGCCGCCTGCTGGGAACCTTGTTTGTCCTGTTTGGCGTTAGTCTGATGGTGTTCCTGCTCATTCACCTTGTGCCCGGTGACCCGGTTGAGGTCATTCTCGGTGAACAGGCACAGGCCGCAGATCGGGAAAGCCTGCGTCAGGCCCTTGGTCTGGACAAGCCGCTTGCCACGCAATGGTGGGATTATATGCGGGGCCTGTTACATGCCGATCTGGGTCATTCCTTATATATACATCGTCCGGTTAGTGCGCTGATCCTCGAGCGTCTGCCTGCCAGCATTGAGCTGGCGCTGTTATCACTCCTGCTGGCCATGCTGCTGGCCCTGCCGCTGGGGCTGTTCGCGGCCACGCAGCGCGGCAGCGTTTGGGATTGGGCAACCAGTGGTTTTTCCCTGCTCGGTATCGCCATTCCCAACTTTGTTTTCGGGCCACTGCTTATACTGGTGTTCTCGATTTGGCTGGGCTGGTTCCCGGTCAGTGGCCGAGAGCAGGGGTTGTCGATTGTGCTGCCGGCCCTGACGCTGGCGACGGCGATGGCGGCGATCCTGTCACGCATGTTACGCAGCACGCTACTTGAGGTTCTGAGTGAAGAGTATATCCGTTGTGCCCGTGCCCGCGGCCTGAGCCCACTACGGATATTGTTTCGTCATGCCCTGAGCAATGCCATGCTGCCATTGATCACGTTGTTAGGCCTGCAACTCGGCGGCCTGTTGGCCGGGGCGGTGATAACGGAAACCGTGTTTGACTGGCCCGGGATAGGGCGCCTGACCGTCGAGGCCATTCAACGGCGTGATTACCCCTTGTTACAGGGCTGCGTATTATTCATCAGCGTGGTTTACGTCATGATTAACCTGCTCACGGACATGATGTATCGTTTCATCGACCCGCGTATCAGGGTGCAGGCATGA
- a CDS encoding ABC transporter substrate-binding protein, giving the protein MTGKGLRGWLLVCCLALSACERPDLSEAEQQAIRFAVASAPLSLDPRLATDATAERINQLLYRGLVTFDAAARPVPDLASWQALSARHYRFLLGDDGRQLGDGSRLLAAQVKAFYDFVLAPDKASPHRGNLAHIRRIVVLDDDRLDFFLSRDDVLFPSRLALGIAVPDQHGRLQGSGDFIRYRDKALHDIWLRRLRDGQLFRFLHVADPTVRVLKLLRGEVDMLQNDLPPEMIHYLEAQPGIRMQTRPGSSFTYLGFNLEDALTGQHKLRQAIAMAIDRRAIIQHLFAGRARAAASVLPPEHWAGIKGEEGIAYAPHKARQLLAELGYSAGRRLTISYKTSTDPVRLRIATVIRQQLAEVGIDVEIKSYDWGTFFADIKAGNFQMYSLSWVGVRSPDIFQYLFHSQSQPPVGANRGRYRSAHADALIDSALAEADEALMLDGWQRLQAQLLADLPYVPLWYEHQVFATTRGLDGYHLQADGSYVGLGTVEHTPP; this is encoded by the coding sequence GTGACTGGTAAGGGCCTGCGCGGCTGGCTGCTGGTTTGTTGCCTGGCGCTGTCCGCCTGTGAGCGGCCGGACTTGTCCGAGGCAGAACAACAGGCCATACGTTTTGCCGTGGCCAGTGCGCCCCTGAGTCTGGACCCGCGCCTGGCCACCGATGCCACGGCCGAGCGCATTAATCAGCTTTTATATCGGGGTCTGGTGACGTTTGATGCCGCGGCCAGACCGGTGCCGGACCTGGCCAGCTGGCAGGCGCTGTCGGCACGGCATTACCGTTTTCTGCTGGGTGACGACGGGCGGCAGCTCGGTGATGGCAGTCGCCTGCTGGCCGCGCAGGTCAAGGCCTTTTACGATTTTGTGCTGGCGCCAGACAAGGCCTCGCCGCATCGCGGCAATCTCGCACATATCCGGCGCATCGTCGTGCTTGATGATGACCGGCTGGATTTTTTCCTCAGCCGTGACGACGTGCTGTTTCCGTCTCGCCTGGCATTGGGGATCGCGGTGCCGGATCAACACGGCCGCCTGCAGGGCAGTGGGGATTTCATACGCTACCGCGACAAGGCCTTGCATGATATATGGCTGCGGCGACTGCGCGACGGGCAATTGTTTCGTTTCCTGCATGTGGCTGACCCGACGGTGCGGGTTTTGAAACTGTTGCGCGGTGAGGTCGATATGTTACAAAACGACCTGCCACCGGAGATGATCCACTACCTCGAGGCGCAACCGGGGATCCGTATGCAGACACGCCCCGGTAGCAGCTTTACCTATCTGGGTTTTAATCTCGAGGATGCCCTGACCGGTCAGCACAAATTGCGTCAGGCGATCGCCATGGCCATAGATCGCCGGGCCATTATTCAACACCTGTTTGCCGGGCGTGCCCGTGCGGCGGCCTCGGTGTTACCGCCCGAACACTGGGCGGGCATAAAGGGAGAGGAGGGCATAGCCTACGCACCGCACAAGGCCCGGCAATTGCTCGCCGAACTGGGGTACTCCGCAGGGCGACGCCTGACGATTAGCTACAAGACCTCGACAGACCCGGTGCGTCTGCGTATCGCCACGGTGATACGGCAACAACTGGCCGAGGTGGGGATTGATGTCGAGATTAAGAGTTATGACTGGGGGACATTTTTTGCCGACATCAAGGCCGGTAACTTCCAGATGTACAGCCTCAGCTGGGTTGGGGTGCGTTCACCGGATATCTTTCAGTACCTCTTTCACAGCCAGTCACAGCCCCCGGTCGGGGCCAATCGCGGGCGGTATCGCAGTGCACACGCCGATGCCCTGATTGACAGTGCACTGGCAGAGGCCGATGAGGCCTTGATGCTTGACGGCTGGCAGAGATTACAGGCACAGCTACTTGCTGACCTGCCCTATGTGCCGTTATGGTATGAACATCAGGTGTTTGCCACGACCAGGGGTCTCGATGGCTATCACCTGCAGGCCGATGGCAGTTATGTCGGCCTTGGAACAGTGGAACACACACCACCATGA
- the ccmE gene encoding cytochrome c maturation protein CcmE → MTPARRKRLVLIGLMVLGIVIATAFALKAFNENLMFFFSTSEVVAGKAPQNATFRLGGMVVKGSVQRPGDGLTVWFDLTDNARVVHVQYTGILPDLFREGQGIVANGRLREDKLFVAEEVLAKHDENYMPPEVADSMKPRQQGLGAAQ, encoded by the coding sequence ATGACACCGGCACGCAGGAAACGCCTGGTGCTCATCGGGCTGATGGTTCTCGGTATTGTTATTGCGACCGCGTTTGCCTTGAAGGCCTTTAACGAGAACCTGATGTTCTTCTTCTCGACCAGTGAGGTGGTTGCGGGCAAGGCACCGCAGAATGCCACGTTTCGTCTCGGTGGCATGGTGGTGAAGGGCAGCGTGCAACGCCCCGGCGATGGCCTGACCGTGTGGTTTGACCTCACCGACAATGCCAGGGTGGTGCACGTGCAGTACACCGGCATCTTGCCGGACCTGTTCCGGGAAGGACAGGGCATCGTCGCCAACGGTCGACTGCGGGAGGATAAGCTGTTCGTCGCCGAGGAAGTACTGGCCAAACACGATGAAAACTATATGCCGCCGGAGGTCGCCGACAGCATGAAGCCGCGACAACAAGGCCTGGGTGCCGCGCAATGA
- a CDS encoding L,D-transpeptidase has translation MSQQTAAMIKVSIAKQTLQLWQGDACVFEARVATAKNGPGEQFGSECTPRGAHIIRARIGAGCAANTVFVGRRPTGERYSPALRAESPERDWILTRILWLSGTEPGRNRLGQVDTMRRYIYIHGCPEEDPMGIPSSHGCIKMRNADVIALFDRVAVGTPVIISEQ, from the coding sequence ATGAGTCAGCAGACAGCCGCCATGATTAAAGTCAGTATTGCCAAGCAGACCCTGCAGCTCTGGCAGGGTGACGCCTGTGTGTTTGAGGCGCGGGTCGCAACGGCGAAGAACGGCCCCGGCGAACAGTTCGGCAGTGAGTGCACCCCGCGCGGGGCCCACATCATTCGTGCCAGGATCGGTGCAGGCTGTGCCGCCAACACGGTGTTTGTCGGCCGTCGGCCCACCGGTGAACGTTATTCTCCTGCCTTGCGGGCTGAAAGCCCTGAACGCGACTGGATATTGACGCGCATCCTCTGGTTGAGTGGCACCGAGCCGGGCCGCAATCGCCTCGGTCAGGTCGATACCATGCGTCGCTACATATATATCCACGGTTGCCCGGAGGAAGACCCGATGGGCATCCCGAGTTCACACGGCTGTATCAAGATGCGCAATGCGGATGTGATCGCCTTGTTTGATCGTGTTGCCGTGGGCACGCCAGTTATCATTTCTGAACAATAA
- a CDS encoding TRZ/ATZ family hydrolase, which translates to MSQIDLLLHARSIVTVDTDNRVLEDHCLAIDAGQIVAILPSAEAAPRYQAKQTQHFDKHVLMPGLVNTHTHAAMNLMRGIADDVPLMEWLEHHIWPIEAKWVNSDFVRDGTRLAIAEMIRGGTTCFNDMYFYPDQVARVASEIGIRASIGLIVIDFPTVWAQDADEYIRKGLKVHDQACAESDLITTAFAPHAPYSVSDKPLKKISQLAEQLDIPIHMHVHETAHEVNMGMEASGQRPLDRLHELGLLSPRLLAVHMTQLNDEDIKKLVSTGTHVLHCPESNLKLASGFCPVQKLLDAGVNVCLGTDSVASNNDLDMFGELRTATLLAKGVSGDPRSVDVTTALRMATINAAAALGLDKVTGSLEVGKAADVIALDMERIETQPMFEPLSQIVHASGRHHVTDVWVAGKQLLHEGKLTGMDEVTLMETAKKWGKRIREG; encoded by the coding sequence ATGTCCCAGATTGACCTCTTACTCCATGCCCGCTCGATTGTCACCGTAGACACCGACAACCGGGTACTCGAAGACCATTGCCTGGCCATTGATGCCGGGCAGATCGTCGCTATCCTCCCCAGTGCTGAGGCCGCCCCGCGTTACCAGGCAAAACAGACACAGCACTTTGACAAACATGTGTTGATGCCTGGGCTGGTAAACACCCACACCCATGCGGCCATGAACCTGATGCGCGGCATTGCCGATGACGTGCCTCTGATGGAATGGCTGGAGCACCACATCTGGCCGATCGAGGCAAAATGGGTCAATAGTGATTTTGTCCGCGATGGCACCCGCCTGGCGATTGCCGAGATGATCCGCGGTGGCACCACCTGCTTCAATGATATGTATTTTTACCCGGACCAGGTCGCCCGCGTGGCCAGCGAGATTGGTATACGTGCCAGCATCGGCCTGATCGTCATCGACTTCCCGACAGTATGGGCCCAGGATGCCGATGAATACATCCGCAAGGGCCTCAAGGTCCATGACCAGGCATGCGCAGAGAGTGACTTGATCACCACGGCCTTCGCCCCGCACGCCCCCTACTCGGTTTCCGATAAACCACTGAAAAAAATCAGCCAGCTCGCCGAGCAACTGGATATCCCGATTCACATGCACGTGCATGAGACCGCCCACGAGGTCAACATGGGCATGGAGGCCAGCGGTCAACGCCCGCTTGACCGCCTGCACGAACTCGGCCTGCTCTCACCCCGCCTGCTTGCCGTGCACATGACCCAGCTCAATGACGAGGACATAAAAAAACTCGTTAGCACCGGCACGCATGTACTGCATTGCCCCGAGTCCAACCTGAAACTGGCCAGCGGCTTTTGTCCGGTGCAGAAGCTCCTCGATGCCGGGGTCAATGTCTGTCTGGGCACGGATAGCGTCGCGAGTAATAACGACCTCGACATGTTTGGTGAACTGCGCACCGCCACCCTGCTGGCCAAGGGGGTATCCGGTGACCCCCGCAGTGTTGATGTCACCACCGCACTACGCATGGCCACCATTAATGCTGCCGCCGCACTCGGCCTTGACAAAGTCACCGGCTCGCTCGAAGTCGGCAAGGCCGCCGACGTGATCGCCCTCGACATGGAACGCATCGAAACCCAACCGATGTTCGAGCCCTTATCGCAAATCGTTCATGCCAGCGGCCGGCACCATGTCACCGATGTCTGGGTGGCCGGCAAGCAATTGCTGCACGAGGGCAAACTCACCGGCATGGATGAAGTAACACTCATGGAAACGGCGAAAAAATGGGGTAAGCGGATCAGGGAGGGTTGA
- a CDS encoding DUF2789 domain-containing protein, producing MEKPTHSFTTLFDQLGLDSTDQEIEDFINRHKPLPGHVELSEAEFWNASQASFLKQAKNDDADWAEIVDQFDSMLR from the coding sequence ATGGAAAAACCGACTCATTCTTTTACAACGTTATTTGATCAACTGGGCCTCGACAGCACGGACCAGGAAATTGAGGACTTTATCAACAGACACAAGCCCCTGCCGGGCCATGTCGAGCTGAGCGAGGCGGAATTTTGGAACGCCTCACAGGCATCGTTTTTAAAGCAGGCAAAGAACGATGATGCCGACTGGGCTGAAATCGTCGACCAATTTGATTCAATGCTGCGTTGA
- the ccmB gene encoding heme exporter protein CcmB, whose translation MSRSSLSRAFFFLLQRDLLLAFRRRAEVVNPLLFFVLVISLFPLGVGNKPQLLQDMAPGVIWVAALLAAMLSLESIFRSDFEDGSLEQLLLSAQPAPLLVLAKVTAHWLVTGVPLIITAPLLGMLLGLPGQSIGVLMLTLLLGTPVLSLIGAIGVALTVGLRRGGIILSLLVLPLYVPVLIFASNAVEMAMAGLPIVAQLNILAALLFLALALTPLATTAALRISVS comes from the coding sequence ATGAGCCGTTCTTCACTCTCCCGGGCATTCTTTTTTCTCTTGCAACGCGATCTGCTGCTGGCCTTCCGTCGCCGTGCCGAGGTGGTGAACCCGCTGCTGTTCTTTGTACTGGTGATCAGCCTGTTTCCCCTCGGTGTCGGTAACAAGCCGCAATTGTTGCAGGACATGGCACCGGGAGTTATCTGGGTGGCGGCATTGCTGGCAGCGATGTTGTCGTTAGAGAGTATTTTTCGATCGGATTTCGAAGACGGTTCACTGGAACAGCTGTTGCTGAGTGCCCAGCCAGCGCCATTGCTGGTGTTGGCGAAGGTGACCGCGCACTGGTTAGTGACCGGTGTGCCACTGATTATCACGGCGCCATTACTCGGCATGCTGTTAGGGTTGCCCGGGCAGTCTATCGGCGTACTCATGCTTACCTTGTTGTTGGGGACACCCGTATTGAGTCTGATTGGCGCCATCGGCGTGGCGCTGACGGTGGGGCTGCGACGGGGCGGTATTATTCTGTCATTGTTGGTACTGCCGCTATATGTGCCGGTGTTGATCTTCGCCAGCAATGCGGTAGAGATGGCCATGGCCGGACTGCCTATCGTGGCGCAGTTGAATATACTCGCGGCGCTATTGTTTCTGGCCCTGGCCTTGACGCCGCTGGCGACGACGGCCGCATTACGCATTAGTGTGAGTTGA
- a CDS encoding GreA/GreB family elongation factor codes for MTKVLLLKQILKALEAVHQGAVAAALQASDTATHEENVAENKYDTLGLEAAYLAQGQAKRVAECEEDVAAFKRLVATDFTETTPIAVGAVVTLEDDHGSEQRLFLGPAAGGLKVRFNDKDIIVITRSAPLGVALFGRFEGDEVDIDTGGEKKRYAIISVD; via the coding sequence ATGACTAAAGTATTACTCCTCAAACAAATACTGAAAGCGCTTGAGGCGGTTCATCAGGGCGCTGTTGCTGCTGCTTTGCAGGCCAGCGATACCGCCACCCATGAGGAGAACGTTGCTGAAAATAAATATGATACCCTGGGGCTGGAGGCGGCTTATCTTGCCCAGGGTCAGGCTAAACGTGTTGCCGAGTGTGAAGAGGATGTGGCCGCGTTCAAACGGCTTGTGGCCACCGATTTCACCGAGACAACACCGATTGCTGTGGGTGCCGTGGTCACCCTTGAGGATGACCACGGCAGCGAACAAAGGCTTTTTTTAGGGCCCGCCGCCGGTGGGCTAAAAGTGCGCTTTAATGATAAAGATATCATCGTTATTACCCGCTCGGCACCACTGGGAGTGGCCTTGTTTGGGCGTTTTGAGGGTGACGAGGTCGACATTGACACTGGCGGTGAAAAGAAACGCTATGCGATCATCTCTGTTGATTAG
- a CDS encoding heme ABC transporter permease: MMKFLHKLTSPPYFYHFSGRLLPWLSGLCLLLLLAGLYGGLVLAPADYQQGDSFRIIYVHVPSAWMSLFIYIVMAVAGGVALVWRIKLAEVIAVSSAPVGASFTFLALITGSLWGKPMWGAWWVWDARLTSELLLLFLYLGVIALYSAIEDKRAAARAVGILALVGVVNIPIIHYSVEWWNTLHQGPTLTKFDAPSIHTSMLIPLLLMAVAFKLYYGIAVLLRARNELLQREPNSGWVAELPEVK; encoded by the coding sequence ATGATGAAATTTCTACACAAGCTGACATCACCGCCATACTTCTACCACTTCAGCGGGCGGCTGCTACCGTGGCTGTCCGGCTTATGCCTGTTGCTGCTGCTCGCCGGCCTGTACGGTGGGCTGGTACTGGCACCGGCCGATTATCAGCAGGGTGACAGTTTCCGCATCATCTACGTGCATGTGCCCAGTGCGTGGATGTCACTCTTTATATATATCGTGATGGCGGTTGCCGGCGGTGTTGCCCTGGTGTGGCGCATAAAGCTGGCCGAGGTGATTGCCGTGAGCAGTGCGCCGGTGGGCGCGAGTTTTACCTTCCTCGCCCTGATAACCGGTTCGCTGTGGGGCAAGCCGATGTGGGGTGCCTGGTGGGTGTGGGATGCGCGCCTGACATCCGAATTGCTGTTGCTGTTCCTGTATCTCGGCGTCATTGCGTTATACAGTGCCATCGAGGATAAACGCGCAGCGGCCAGGGCAGTAGGCATCCTGGCGCTGGTGGGTGTGGTCAATATTCCGATTATTCATTATTCGGTGGAGTGGTGGAATACTTTGCACCAGGGCCCGACGCTGACCAAGTTTGATGCACCGTCTATCCATACGTCCATGCTGATCCCACTGTTGCTAATGGCGGTGGCGTTCAAATTGTATTACGGCATTGCCGTATTGTTGCGTGCACGCAATGAGCTGTTGCAGCGCGAGCCTAACAGTGGCTGGGTCGCGGAACTCCCGGAGGTAAAATGA
- a CDS encoding ABC transporter permease, whose product MRRVFAYLPAALLLIWGILATAAFWLPLTPNHIALDVILQSPAVSNGLGYDDLGRPVLDRLLVGAGTSLLVAFTVMLISLVIGSTVGVLSAWWGGRADQVLMRITDIFLAFPGILLAIALAGLLGPGIGNLMIALSIVGWVGFARLSRAQVLVLREREHVQAAQALGTASWRILLWHLLPLIAAPLIVEATFAVAGLIIAEAGLSFLGLGVQPPAPSWGSMIRDGARYLLVAPHLVVVPGVALMSIVLAINLLGDQLRDRLDVKTG is encoded by the coding sequence ATGAGAAGGGTTTTTGCCTACCTGCCTGCCGCCCTGTTACTCATTTGGGGCATTCTGGCGACAGCGGCATTCTGGTTGCCACTGACCCCGAACCATATTGCCCTCGATGTCATCCTACAGTCACCGGCGGTGAGTAATGGCCTTGGTTATGATGACCTCGGTCGTCCGGTACTGGATCGCCTGCTGGTCGGTGCGGGCACATCCTTGTTGGTGGCCTTTACGGTGATGTTGATCAGCCTGGTCATCGGTAGCACCGTGGGCGTGCTCAGTGCCTGGTGGGGCGGGCGTGCCGATCAGGTACTGATGCGCATTACCGATATCTTTCTCGCCTTCCCCGGTATCTTACTGGCTATTGCCCTGGCAGGACTGCTGGGTCCGGGCATCGGCAATCTCATGATCGCATTGAGCATCGTCGGCTGGGTGGGCTTTGCCAGACTGTCACGCGCGCAGGTGCTGGTGTTGCGCGAACGCGAACATGTCCAGGCGGCACAGGCACTCGGTACCGCCAGCTGGCGGATCCTGTTGTGGCATCTGTTGCCACTGATTGCCGCACCGCTGATCGTTGAGGCGACCTTTGCCGTGGCCGGGCTCATTATCGCGGAGGCAGGCCTGTCGTTTCTCGGTCTTGGTGTGCAACCGCCTGCCCCCTCATGGGGGAGCATGATCCGTGACGGCGCGCGCTATCTGTTGGTCGCCCCGCACCTGGTGGTGGTGCCAGGTGTCGCCTTAATGAGTATCGTACTGGCCATTAACCTGCTCGGCGATCAATTACGAGACCGTTTGGATGTCAAAACCGGGTAG